Genomic window (Drosophila ananassae strain 14024-0371.13 chromosome 3L, ASM1763931v2, whole genome shotgun sequence):
TTCAAATACACAGACCACATATGAAGGGCAATTCCAGTGTACGCTTAATTGGCGTTCTGCGGCTTTTCATGATTCCCCCACAAAAGCCTTGAGAAGACTTTTCACAGGACTTTAATAAAAGCTACCACACGGTTTGTTGAAGAAGTCTATTCATATCCGGTACTTGTTTCAGAAATGATAGCATACTTATCTGGTACAAAAATCACAAACTaagaaacttttaaaaaaacaaagtgtatattttaattaaaactatttctgtttgaatcaaaaaatatatattactcCACCATAGGTTAAAACTACGAGTAATTGGCGTAGGGCGCCTGGGTGAGACCATTATCCTCCGGTTTGAGAAACTCCTCGATGACCGCATTGGTCATCCTGTTCAGCTTGTCGTGCAGCTCCTCCCATTCCTTCTCCTCCGGCAGGCCAGCAATTTCggcatttatttttatccgGAAATCATTGGCCGCACTTCGCATACTGACGACATAGCCATGTGTGAAGGTAAAAGTGATGATATTGGTTTCAGGATTGACAGGCAGTCGGGCCTTTTTGTCCGGAAACGAGGTATCCAAGCCGGTGGTCAGGTCTCGGATATGAACCACCTCGAACTCGTTTTCCAGTATACACTTCGGATAACTTCCCTCCTCACCGAAGTTCCTCAATTGCGAATAAATCTCAGTGATCACGTCCGCATCTTCGGCACTATAGGTAACCGAGATCATTTCGTGGTAACCGTAGGTGTGATAGATTTCCCGGAGTTTCTCGATCAGGGTAATGTTCCGGTGGCTTCGCAGGTAACAGGCCATTGTGGCCAGTTGTGTGGCTGCGGCAATGCCGTCCTTATCCGGCAGTGTCATCCCGAACATGTAACCAAAGCAGTCCTCGTACGCAAAGAGAACCGTCCGCCCGGAGCTCTGGAGCTCCAGGGCTCGATTCGCCATCCAGGGAAAGCCCACCATGCCTTCCACAAAGATGAAGCCCTCTACTCGCGCCATGGCCGCCAGGATCTTGGAGCTGATCATCGTGGTAATCATGATGCAGTTACCCAACGCCGGCTTGGGCGTCCGGACCTTGTAACTCTCCACCGCCCACCATCCCAATAGGGCTGCCAGTTCGTTGCCAGTGAAGATCTTCCAGCGTCCACGGGGATCCAGCTCGGCAGCAGCCAGACGATCTCCATCTGGATCGTTGGCCAGGATAATGGTGCAGTGCTCCGCCTCGGCCTTCACAATGGCTAATCGGAGGGCCTCCTTGCCATCTGAAAAACAGAAACCACAAAGTAATTAACTAGTTGGTAAGTCAAGTATAAGCCCACCTTCCGGATTCGGCCTGACAAGAGTTGGGAACTCTGGATCGGGTTCTTTCTGCTCGGGAACTGGGATCAGAGGCTTCAACCTGGCCTGGTAGAAGGCCTCTCTCATGTAGGGATAGGCAACCCCATGAAGCGGTGTGTAGATGAACCTCAATTGGCTGCACTCGTTGGTCTCCAGGTAAACAGGGGGCAGGAGCTTCTTCAACGATCCAAAGTAGAGTGGATATATCCTTCGGTATGGATCCTCCAGCAAGGGATGATCCTCGAGAACGGACAGCTCCCAGGATGACGGCTTTGGCTCCAGATGGTTGATTATGTACTCGTTAATCCGTTTGTCGTGGGGAGTCGTCACCTGAGCCCCGTTTGTCCAGAACACCTTGAGGCCATTGTCCTCCTTGGGATTGTGCGAGGCGGTGATCACCATCCCCGCCAGACACTTGAGTGCTACGACGGTGTACGGAACAAAGGGCGTCGGCACCATCCGACGGAACAGGTAGACCCTGAAATCGTTGTTGAGGAAAACGGCGGCCATCAGCTGGGAGAATCGCTTGCTATTGTAACGTCCGTCGTATCCAATGACCACACCCGACTGTGAGCGCTTCTGGAGACTCGGATAGATGTCCAGCAGATAGGCACAGATCCCCTGGGCGGCCTGAATGATGAccacatcattgagggaatCGAATCCCGCCCGCATTCCGCCCCTGATCCCAGTGCTTCCGAAGGATAGTCGGTGGCAAAGTCGAATCCGCAAAGCCTCCCAATCCTGATCGTGCACCGCAGACAACACCTGGGCCAGAGTCGCCTCGTTTCGGTCCCAGAGCACCCAGTTCCGGATGTTCAGGTCGAGTTCCTCGTCGTTGGACAGCTCCAGAGTCTTGAGGAGCTCCACAGGCGATATTGCCGTATGGCGTTCTACGTTTATCGACATTTTCCGGCTGGTTTGGGAGTCGGGATTACGGCTAGAGTACTTGAATTTTGAtcaaaaaaactaataaaagtGACAGTTTTACAaaagccaataaaaaaaagcttcaattaaaaatcaaacaagTGTAGGTCCTAAAAAACCAACTACGCTTTTTGGTAAAATGTCATTTAAATGTTAGCCAACCACTAGCTTACCCCTTGTACTTTCCTCCCTCACTGACCAATTGAAAATTTATGGCCCCAACTCATTGCGATTTACGAGCCCCGAGAGGGAGACTCAAGCGGCTAAGCTCCATCAACCGCAAATTGATCCATTGGCCATTTGATTTGGCCGGCCAGGAGCCGGAGTCGGAGATGAATTTATGGcctaaaagtgaaaaaatggAAGGGAAAGCCAGAGCGTAAGACTGTCGGCATGAGAATGAGAAtctatgtaaaatattttatgaaatgtCCCAGCCTCTTCATATGCCATAAACATGATTTCAATTTGTCATCAATTATGCAAAGCGAGTCTAGGAATGTGCCCCGCACTCGGATATATCCAAGCCCCCACGATTTTGAAATCCTTTCAGCGGAGGAGTGAGTAATTTGCAGAACGGTAATTGGGTTACACAGGCGCATGCAACATTTATCAGGCATGCCCCGTGCCACAGAACCAGCCCTGCCCAGCCCAGCTTGGCCCTGCCCTCTCGCCATTGTCTGATATGCCCATATCCTTTGTTGCCTCCACTTCTCTCCTGTGGATTTGCCCTCTGACACGTCAATTGCATTCTAAACATTCAACGCAGAGCTCTCAGCTCCCCACCAGAGAAGCCAGAAGCTCATCGGCATGCAATCCGCCGCAGTGGCATTAGGCCTTTCAGTCTCACACACTCGGGTACTTTGCCATCGCATAGATACACACTTGCATAGATACAAAtgcacagatacagatgcagatgcagatacacTCACTGCAAATGCATTTCGCGTCAAATTGTCAGagtgttaattaaaaatggaCACTTGAATAGGCAGGAAGATAGACACTGCACATACACACTGGCAGGACTCGGACCCGGTTCTGGTAATTGCCCTATCCTCTAACCAACAATCTTAGCTCTGCCACGCCTCTAAAATCACATATCGTTTTAGAGAAAATTTGGGTTTGAGGGCTTACAtctgttttttgttgcttttaaGCATCTGAAAgcaattaatattatttccttatCAAGAACTTGATTTATAGACCTCGGATGTGGAACTTTTTTGTAACTATAAGTGCCATGAAACCATTTAATAGGCTATCCCCCAGCCATCTCAAGCCTTATCTCGACAGATTTCTTTCAAAAGCTCGGTGCCATTTCAacatttgcataaaaatcgTTTAGGCAATTTACTTTCAGAGACAATCGTTTCCTGCGGCAGCAAATATTGAGTGTTTACGGCACATGGTTCCCAGGACACAGCCAGGATACTCAGCTTTGTTTTCATTCCCTGCGAATGCAGGCTACCATATAATGCGTTTGCATAATTTTAATCCCTGGGCTTTGGAGTTGCACAGAATTGCTTTTGCGTGAATTTTTTATGGCACCCGCGAGTGTCCTCTGCGGCAGGATGTGTGTATGGGAGTGATATCCTGATTTTCAAGTCGAATAACTAACGCTATCGAAGCTATTAATATGctaatttcaaatattttatggcagccaaagaaaagacAATCTAAAAAAGGCCGCCAACCCACTCATCCCACCCAACCCAACCAGCTCCCATTTACTTTCCATCAGAATTAAAACCAAATCATTCATTTCATTTCCGTGGAAATAAACAAGCTGAAGTCTGGAATTGAAATTGACATTTTGTGCGTGAATCTCGGAAATATTTGACACTTTTTATTCCACAAAAATTTCACCGTGTTCATGGGCATTTGGCTAATGCCAATCAGTTTGAGGATTTCCGTATTTTCCTTCTGCCATCGAAAAGTGGTTTTTAATGTCGATGATGGAACTGACATTTAAGACCCTTTGCCAGCAGCTGGTCCTCGTGACAAATGtgaaataaatgcaaatcTCCTGAACTTTGATGAATCTAATTTTTCccgaaaaggaaaaaaggggAGGCCTTCAAATGGACATGGATTTCATCAGACTTCTGAAAAAAACCCCAAACTTGCCAAAAAATAGTTCGAGTCTTTTGCGAAAACGCCTTCGACTGCAAAATACATTTTATGTAATTTATTTGAGGGATGGGCGATTGCAAAGGTTTCCcatattttcatatttgagCAATGCAAAGTCCTGGAAAATGAAATTTACatcatttgtttatttgtatCGCCCatgtcctgtcctgtcctgcGGTCAGCCCCCACTAAAACTCCTCTGGGAATATCCTGCCAAGCAATTCAGTAagatgtaaaaaaaaaacaccacaaATTTGATTAccgcccaaaaaaaaggaaatattattttgtttgtttgcatattttttgtagAAATTTTTTCGTTGCTTTTGAGCTTTCTTGCCGGGAAGTTCCTTTGAAATTAACGCATTATGTTTATGTATTAGATGCAAATAGAAATGGCCAAAGGACCTTCACACATGGCTGGCCAAAGGGTCAGAAATCCAATTTTGCAACTACCATTTCCTGGGGGTCTCTTTTGCGAATTGGGCaagcaaacatttttattgctCATCCTGGATTGTCCTTCCAAGGACTGCTTCTGTATCCCTCTCAGGAGCTTCGGGTAAGGATTTTAATTGCCAACATTGATTCCCTGGCTTCCAGTCGGTGAAATGTTTTCATGGCAGGTCGTAAGCGGTTTGGCAATCACCATTATAAGGAGAAAATTTCCAATTTCCCAAATCCAGACACTGAATGCGATTTTGGTGTTTTCAGTTCAATAGAGAAGGAGGAGAAGCCCTGGTGACGTGACAGAAGAACTCCGCAACCAAAAGGGTTGAACTTTGATGGAATTGTTGGCACTTTTCGGCGCAAAAATGTATCGTGCATTATTAAAAGAATATGCGGGATTTGCCGAATGTTAGTCGATGGCTTAGGTAGCTCCTGTCGCAGTCACGGGAGAATTGGAAAAGCGACACTATCAAAACATCAAGGTCCTGCCACCACAAACTCGGTAAAAGGAAAACTCAGTTTGGCTGTCAATTTGATTTGCCATCGGAATACTAAAACGATAAATCAAAGGGGAGCTTTAaccaaataaaatgaaagaaataTGTAGTTGATTGATAGATACTAAGGATAGACTTCTTTATTCAACTCTTGTATTTTTATTCTACCATCCAAGTAAAGTTAAACTCTCTTAAAAATACGACatattttttcctattttattattattagattTCCTACCAAACCATTTGTTTAGACCTTCAAAACTCCCCCATCGAAAACTGAAATCCCATAATTCCATCACAACTCATTGAACTCCAATTATGAGACGAATTTCGTGGCTGTGGCAAGGGCTGTAATTAAGGATTATTGTCATGTCCTTTCTGCTGGGATGATTGTCCTTTCTGAACCTCCTTTGAGTTGGATTGCAAAGCCGACCGACGATGtggcaaaaatataaaaattattgatTATCAGCATTGGCATCTCAGCGATTTGCTGCAACAGGCCGCTGaccgtttttttttatatatatttttttgtgcttcTGTTGAGTTTGGTTCGCTTTCCGATCCCATCATTAAAATCATTGTGCGATATCGACACCTCGACCAGCACTTTTTTTTAGCAAAACCATCCAGCAGCCGAGACAACAGAGTACCTATAGGAAACATAATAAATATCGGAGAGATGCTTGGACAAAAAGCGAGATCGTTTCGCTTGTCGCACAAGTGTTGTCAACAGGTTCTTCGGAATTCTGGACGGGACTCCAGAAAAAGGGCGGCAGGAGGCAGTGGAGGCCCAGTCGTCTTGTGTTGTGATCGTTCATCATCAGCAGGGATGACAAGTGATCAAAAATGCAGCAATATTTTACAGCCAGCAGTTTGTTGGCCGTGTTTACAAGTTGATCGTTGAAGAAGTGGATTCTAGTTGGTTATGACAGAGTGACACGGAAAAGGgatatatatttcaataaagaatataataaaataattactttcTAATTTTAGTGTAAATTGAGAAACCTGAACCCTATAGAAGTATATCTTACAGGTCTTCTCACGATACCATCTCTATAGGCCACACTCTGGTGACACATTTCATTCGCCAATCTGGAAACTGGAGGAAGCGACTCGTCTCCGTATTCCTACCACTTCGGCCTCATCGGCAGCTGCTTTCTCCTTAATTGTCCTTATCACTTTGTCATTAGCTTTGGCCGGACCTCGGCCGATGGGCTGGCTGactcataaatatttataaccgACTGGCAAGTGCAGATTTGAGATACTCGAACATTGATTAAATGTTTAACCGGCCAGCGGGCCGCCGAATATGGCAAACAGttcataaattaaatcaaaagggtagaaaatcaattaaaagtGTCGCCAGTGTCTTTGCTTTAACTGTTAATGCCACGAATAGTGGCTATAACCAATCCATTTCTATAAAAGCCAACAATTAAAGTTCATAAATTACAGAACGAATCGAGGAGAAAACTTTAACTGCCCGAGTCTGCCAAAGTGGAAACTCCACACTGTTTCCCTCGGATCGGAGTGCACGTGCCGCGAATTTTCGAATCGGTATTGGAATTCCATCAAAGCCAAAATCAGTTCCCGTCTTTTGTCAGGGATCAGGCCAAAAGCTCggccaacaaaaaaactgacaaaaaaataataccacAGCCAGACACCAGCCAGGCAGCAAAAACTGAGTGGCAACTATTGACCATTTATGGCATTGGATtcctattaaaaattattacttAGTCGCCCGACTTCACAAGCAGCAAATTACGGATTAATGTTCCATTCGCTCCCTGTCTTTCGTCAGGCTgatcccccaaaaaaaaaaccccttAACTCCTTGGATCTCGGATCGTGATCAGCACTCAAATGGAGTGCCTTGGAACGAGTTTGGTCTGATCTCCGAACCTGCCCATTTGGTTCGAGGATAAACGATATGGGGAGGAGAGATATTTAACTGATTGATATCATTTGAAGGAGGTACAAGCCGAAAGGGGGTTTCGTTTAAAGCAACTGGTTTTTCAAACGattcaaataataatcaaatgcaaatttctgAAAAGCGGGGGGTTACCTTCTAAAAACTGGATTTTAAATCATTAAGAAAGTTTGCATTATTCATATTCCTACAAAAAATCTCTAAAATTAACTTTCTGTGATTACACCTTGTTTTTCAATCTTTTTCAAGCCTCActgcaaatgcaaattttcaaaacaaagTTCCAGCCAACGAATTCTAAAGATTCCTCATCCTTTTAATTACTCTCCGCAGCATCCAATTACTTTCGCCTCTGGTCTCTGGGTGGCCTATGAATCGACCAACCAAAAATAACACCTGCCCAAATTATTAAGTAATTAACCAGACACTCAAGCACCATAATCCTTTCGGCCAACTTTTTCCAGGAgctcattaaaattaatgattTCGGCCAGGCCGCCGCCTGGGCCTCTCCCTTTGCATATTAATGGGCCAAGTGTCCGCGGGGATAATAAACCGCTAATAAGAAATTAAAAGACACTTGTAATGCCAAAGCCTGTGCAGAAGTGGCTTCAAATTTGAAAGATTCCTCTCGGCCTGCTGCCATAAAAATTAACTAATTGCTAAATGATGGTTGCTGGAGGTGCGAAAGGGGTTTCCAGGCCGAGGACATGAATTTCTAAGTAGCCACTGCGAGGCAAATGCCTTGGGACTCAGGTCCTTACCGTAAAAAATGTGTCCTTCTGGGATTCACTTCAAGGGGTTGACTTTAAAGCATTTGTCCAATAAACTTTCACCAAGCTGTTCAAATTAAATGGACAACCACGATTGGGATTGAAGCACCACCCACTCACCCACCTGAAAACCACACAGGAATGCAACAGAATCGAAGCACAGCCGGCAGCGttaattaaatacaatttttaataccCTAAACAGCAGGTGCTGTAAGGGTATTTatggctaaaaaatattttgcttattatacttaaaaatattctaagaAAGTTCAAAGCAGATAAGACACGAATATTAacctttaaaatattattttaaaccaAATAAGTAAAGATCAGAGAAAATTAAGTATCTAAACCtttcaaaaatacttttaatgAAAACTATAAAAGAGTATTCCACAAACCTCATTATTTCTTTCGcgaaatatacatattttttttgtaaatccACCGGAATTTGTATTCCCCGAGTGCAACCATGGATGCAGTCCTCGGTATTGGCacatttgtttattgttttcgcaattacaattacaatttttatttaccgGCTTACAGTTGCTGTGGGTCTTTTGGTGCAAAAATTATCGCCAAGCCCATTTGCGGTAATTATTTAATGTGCACTCCCAGGTGGGACCCAACATGCAGGCTTGGGTCCTGCCGGAGCACAGAAAGGACACGGCCTAAGGGCAGGTAAAAGCCTATATGGAACGGCATCGAAATTATCGTTATGCGATTGCA
Coding sequences:
- the LOC6494639 gene encoding glucose 1,6-bisphosphate synthase, with translation MSINVERHTAISPVELLKTLELSNDEELDLNIRNWVLWDRNEATLAQVLSAVHDQDWEALRIRLCHRLSFGSTGIRGGMRAGFDSLNDVVIIQAAQGICAYLLDIYPSLQKRSQSGVVIGYDGRYNSKRFSQLMAAVFLNNDFRVYLFRRMVPTPFVPYTVVALKCLAGMVITASHNPKEDNGLKVFWTNGAQVTTPHDKRINEYIINHLEPKPSSWELSVLEDHPLLEDPYRRIYPLYFGSLKKLLPPVYLETNECSQLRFIYTPLHGVAYPYMREAFYQARLKPLIPVPEQKEPDPEFPTLVRPNPEDGKEALRLAIVKAEAEHCTIILANDPDGDRLAAAELDPRGRWKIFTGNELAALLGWWAVESYKVRTPKPALGNCIMITTMISSKILAAMARVEGFIFVEGMVGFPWMANRALELQSSGRTVLFAYEDCFGYMFGMTLPDKDGIAAATQLATMACYLRSHRNITLIEKLREIYHTYGYHEMISVTYSAEDADVITEIYSQLRNFGEEGSYPKCILENEFEVVHIRDLTTGLDTSFPDKKARLPVNPETNIITFTFTHGYVVSMRSAANDFRIKINAEIAGLPEEKEWEELHDKLNRMTNAVIEEFLKPEDNGLTQAPYANYS